A genomic window from Bacillus sp. BGMRC 2118 includes:
- a CDS encoding DUF2515 domain-containing protein, protein MLTNEEREIVEKIRKNTVKNNRDNISRTVAYAHYYERNPEIKWSFLASMVSRNAGWNMCDLAGEWYPRILSKEYRRRLFLTYERANWLIFSDAYPQLCLYEESKRNGKCLFHLLKFFSVSSFMEKEWNEFWKINEEERLMISLIINEQNLIQRPVINHPVYEHKVFKTWLFLLQDWLHFSTVLFPTRTGQLYGCSVHDFKHLSSRIKLGKRLAKVLFHPEVYSQLHEFSISVEHTGSRHDYEVFLDAEKKQDTPPLRDVFPVIHHHRHDYKGWNASEKRIVKWLKPVRIPEQMHITDWYKDKQKQMHYGILVEQELQQLLSLRKLNPAKSK, encoded by the coding sequence ATGTTAACAAATGAAGAGCGTGAAATAGTAGAGAAGATAAGGAAGAATACCGTGAAAAACAATCGAGATAACATCTCAAGAACAGTTGCTTATGCACATTATTATGAAAGAAACCCGGAAATAAAATGGTCGTTTCTAGCAAGTATGGTCTCTAGAAATGCAGGGTGGAACATGTGTGATTTGGCTGGTGAATGGTACCCTAGAATCTTGTCAAAGGAGTACAGGAGAAGATTGTTTTTAACATATGAACGTGCAAATTGGTTAATTTTCTCTGATGCGTATCCTCAGTTATGTCTATATGAGGAGTCCAAACGGAATGGAAAGTGTTTATTTCACCTATTAAAGTTTTTTTCAGTTTCGTCTTTTATGGAGAAAGAATGGAACGAATTTTGGAAAATAAATGAGGAAGAAAGATTAATGATATCACTCATTATAAATGAACAAAATTTAATACAACGTCCAGTTATCAACCATCCAGTTTACGAGCATAAAGTATTTAAAACATGGCTATTTTTGTTACAGGATTGGTTACATTTTAGCACAGTTTTATTTCCTACAAGAACAGGACAATTATATGGTTGTTCTGTCCATGATTTTAAGCACTTATCTTCAAGGATTAAACTCGGAAAAAGATTGGCCAAAGTGCTATTTCATCCGGAGGTATATTCACAGCTACATGAATTTTCAATTTCAGTTGAACATACAGGATCCAGGCATGATTATGAAGTCTTCCTAGATGCAGAAAAAAAGCAAGATACTCCTCCATTACGTGATGTGTTTCCAGTCATTCATCATCATAGGCATGATTATAAAGGATGGAACGCATCTGAAAAAAGAATTGTAAAGTGGTTAAAGCCAGTTCGAATACCAGAGCAGATGCACATAACAGATTGGTACAAAGATAAGCAGAAACAGATGCATTATGGAATTTTAGTAGAGCAAGAACTTCAGCAACTTCTATCTCTTAGAAAGTTGAACCCTGCTAAATCAAAATAA
- the recU gene encoding Holliday junction resolvase RecU yields MSIRYPNGKVYKASTTPKKEMTTKKFSYSNRGMTLEEDLNETNNYYLERQIAVIHKKPTPVQIVHVDYPSRSAAVIKEAYFKQASTTDYNGIYRGRYIDFEAKETKNTKSFPLQNFHQHQISHMKNVLKQEGICFVILRFTLSEELYYLDASQLLEFWERHLNGGRKSITKKEIEEYGHKIEIGYQPRIPYISILDKLYF; encoded by the coding sequence ATGTCCATACGTTATCCAAACGGCAAGGTGTATAAGGCCAGCACCACACCAAAAAAGGAAATGACTACAAAGAAATTTTCATACAGCAATCGTGGAATGACCCTCGAAGAGGACTTAAACGAAACGAATAATTATTATTTAGAGAGGCAAATTGCAGTCATTCATAAAAAACCTACACCTGTTCAAATTGTTCATGTTGATTATCCTAGTAGAAGTGCAGCAGTAATCAAAGAAGCTTATTTTAAACAAGCTTCCACAACTGACTATAACGGAATTTATCGTGGTAGGTATATTGATTTTGAAGCTAAGGAAACTAAGAATACCAAATCCTTCCCACTTCAAAATTTTCATCAGCATCAAATTAGTCATATGAAAAACGTTCTAAAACAGGAAGGCATTTGTTTTGTTATTTTACGATTTACACTCTCTGAGGAATTATATTATTTAGATGCATCCCAGCTACTTGAATTTTGGGAAAGACACTTAAACGGTGGAAGAAAATCAATCACAAAAAAAGAGATTGAAGAATATGGACATAAGATCGAGATTGGCTATCAGCCTCGCATTCCATACATATCAATTCTCGATAAACTTTATTTTTAG